From a single Streptomyces sp. NBC_00377 genomic region:
- a CDS encoding MazG nucleotide pyrophosphohydrolase domain-containing protein has translation MSSSPAELVREFHRAFGLDVRSTPTEVSPRLAAHRGELLAEEAAEVAEVSVSGPLDRLAHELADVVYVAYGTALVHGVDLDAVLAEIHRSNMTKLGPGGQVARRADGKVLKGEHYEAPDVSAVLRRQGWTADGA, from the coding sequence ATGAGTTCCTCGCCCGCCGAGCTGGTCCGTGAGTTCCACCGCGCCTTCGGGCTCGACGTCCGCAGTACGCCGACCGAGGTGTCGCCCCGTCTGGCCGCGCACCGCGGGGAGCTCCTCGCCGAGGAGGCCGCGGAGGTCGCCGAGGTGTCGGTGAGCGGCCCGCTGGACCGGCTCGCGCACGAGCTGGCCGATGTCGTCTACGTGGCCTACGGCACGGCTCTGGTGCACGGGGTGGACCTCGACGCGGTGCTCGCCGAGATCCACCGGTCCAACATGACCAAGCTGGGCCCCGGCGGCCAGGTCGCCCGCCGTGCCGACGGCAAGGTCCTCAAGGGCGAGCACTACGAGGCGCCGGACGTGTCCGCGGTGCTGCGCCGCCAGGGATGGACCGCCGACGGCGCCTGA
- a CDS encoding TAXI family TRAP transporter solute-binding subunit → MSQLLSRIGRRRALQGTAVAVVVTGLLLWWLRPLGEDPPSGSITFSTGTTSGVYYEYGSQLRDALAKDMPDLDVNLTTSNGSPENVERVAAGEADFTIAAADAVQTYESQHRGAASRLRGVARLYDDYVQLVVPRDSDIRSIADLRGRTVATGLPRSGVRLIAERVLRAAGLDPTKDIKAESEGIDTGPAKLKRGEIDAFFWSGGVPTAGLETLADSFTFRFVPISPELVAKMHDQDDSTGFYRAANMPESAYPTIQNGSTVATIAVSNLLVTRTDMAPRLTEWLTRTVIKSRDGIGAHVHSAQLVDLRTAIYTDPLKLHEGARRYYRSVKP, encoded by the coding sequence ATGTCGCAGTTGCTCTCCCGTATCGGCAGGCGCCGCGCCCTCCAGGGCACGGCCGTCGCCGTCGTCGTGACCGGGCTGCTGCTGTGGTGGCTGCGGCCGCTGGGCGAGGACCCGCCCAGCGGGTCGATCACCTTCAGCACGGGCACGACGAGCGGGGTCTACTACGAGTACGGCAGCCAGCTGCGCGACGCGCTCGCCAAGGACATGCCCGACCTGGACGTGAACCTGACGACCAGCAACGGGTCGCCGGAGAACGTCGAGCGCGTGGCGGCGGGCGAGGCCGACTTCACCATCGCCGCGGCCGACGCCGTGCAGACGTACGAATCGCAGCACCGCGGCGCGGCCTCCCGGCTGCGCGGGGTGGCCCGGCTGTACGACGACTACGTCCAGCTCGTGGTGCCCCGCGACTCGGACATCCGCTCCATCGCGGACCTCCGTGGCAGGACCGTGGCGACGGGTCTGCCCCGCTCCGGTGTGCGGCTGATCGCCGAGCGGGTGCTCAGGGCGGCGGGCCTGGACCCGACGAAGGACATCAAGGCGGAATCGGAGGGCATCGACACCGGCCCCGCGAAACTGAAGCGGGGCGAGATCGACGCGTTCTTCTGGTCCGGCGGGGTGCCCACGGCGGGACTGGAGACCCTGGCCGACTCCTTCACCTTCCGGTTCGTGCCGATCAGCCCCGAACTCGTCGCCAAGATGCACGACCAGGACGACTCCACCGGGTTCTACCGGGCCGCGAACATGCCCGAGTCGGCCTACCCCACCATCCAGAACGGCTCGACCGTGGCGACGATCGCGGTGTCCAACCTGCTGGTGACCCGTACGGACATGGCCCCCCGGCTCACCGAGTGGCTGACCCGGACCGTGATCAAGAGCCGGGACGGCATCGGCGCGCATGTGCACTCGGCGCAACTGGTCGACCTTCGCACGGCCATCTACACCGACCCGCTGAAGCTGCACGAGGGCGCCCGGCGCTACTACCGCTCCGTCAAGCCGTAG
- a CDS encoding sensor histidine kinase — MRTRLLPLLIVLMAAVLLALGVPLAVSVAGAQQQKVVVDRIDDTARFAALAQFVTVPSGPGEPASASTNERRETLGRELDSYYDVYGIRAGVFYGTDTPMAHAPRDWYLPESGEVREAFEEAKLSRRSHDPRQVWPWQRNRLVVASPVIRDGDVVAVVVTDSPTGPMRSRILHGWLVVGAGEVAAMLLAIGAALRLTGWVLRPVRVLDATTHEIASGRLKSRVAVAGGPPELRRLAGAFNEMADNVEDVLEQQRAFVADASHQLRNPLAALLLRIELLAYELPEDNEEIVSVRNEGKRLAQVLDDLLDLALAEHAEADLRVTDIGALAAERVAAWAPTAAAKGVRLVGDCPPTTAWADPVTLSSALDAVIDNAVKFTPEGESVEVTVAADGETSTVVVTDNGPGLTDEELSRVGDRFWRSGRHQNIKGSGLGLSISRALLAAGGGSLSYDRHEAGGLRATVSVPRSPGS; from the coding sequence TTGCGTACCCGTCTCCTGCCGCTGCTCATCGTCCTGATGGCGGCCGTGCTGCTGGCCCTCGGGGTGCCGCTGGCCGTCAGCGTGGCGGGCGCCCAGCAGCAGAAGGTGGTCGTCGACCGCATCGACGACACCGCGCGGTTCGCGGCGCTCGCCCAGTTCGTCACCGTCCCGTCCGGCCCCGGGGAGCCCGCGTCGGCGTCCACGAACGAGCGACGCGAGACGCTCGGCCGCGAGCTCGACAGCTACTACGACGTCTACGGCATCCGCGCCGGTGTCTTCTACGGCACCGACACCCCCATGGCTCATGCCCCGCGGGACTGGTACCTCCCCGAATCGGGTGAGGTGCGGGAGGCCTTCGAGGAAGCCAAGCTCAGCCGGCGCAGCCACGACCCCCGGCAGGTGTGGCCGTGGCAGCGCAACCGGCTCGTCGTGGCGTCGCCGGTCATCCGGGACGGTGACGTCGTCGCCGTCGTAGTCACGGACTCGCCCACCGGTCCGATGCGGTCGCGGATCCTGCACGGCTGGCTGGTCGTCGGCGCCGGCGAGGTCGCCGCGATGCTGCTGGCCATCGGCGCCGCCCTGCGACTGACCGGCTGGGTGCTGCGGCCCGTGCGCGTCCTGGACGCCACCACCCACGAGATCGCGAGCGGCCGTCTGAAGTCCCGGGTCGCGGTGGCCGGCGGACCGCCGGAACTGCGGAGGCTGGCCGGAGCGTTCAACGAGATGGCGGACAACGTCGAGGACGTGCTGGAGCAGCAGCGCGCCTTCGTCGCCGACGCCTCGCACCAACTGCGCAACCCTCTCGCCGCACTGCTGCTGCGCATCGAACTGCTCGCCTACGAACTCCCGGAGGACAACGAGGAGATCGTCTCCGTACGGAACGAGGGCAAGCGCCTGGCCCAGGTCCTGGACGACCTGCTCGACCTGGCGCTCGCCGAGCACGCCGAGGCCGACCTGCGGGTGACCGACATCGGCGCGCTGGCGGCCGAGCGGGTCGCCGCCTGGGCTCCGACCGCCGCCGCCAAGGGCGTCCGTCTGGTGGGCGACTGCCCGCCCACCACGGCGTGGGCCGACCCGGTGACGCTGTCCAGCGCCCTGGACGCCGTGATCGACAACGCGGTGAAGTTCACCCCGGAGGGTGAGAGCGTCGAGGTCACGGTCGCGGCCGACGGCGAGACCTCGACCGTCGTCGTCACCGACAACGGGCCGGGGCTGACCGACGAGGAACTCAGCCGGGTGGGCGACCGCTTCTGGCGCAGCGGCCGCCATCAGAACATCAAGGGCTCGGGTCTGGGCCTGTCCATCTCCCGGGCTCTGCTCGCGGCGGGCGGCGGCTCGCTCTCGTACGACCGTCACGAGGCCGGGGGGCTCAGGGCGACGGTGTCGGTGCCGCGGTCGCCGGGGTCCTAG
- a CDS encoding response regulator transcription factor, with the protein MRLLLVEDDNHVAAALSAVLKRHGFDVTHARSGEEALQALVPEGPGFGVVLLDLGLPDQDGYEVCGKIRKRTATPVIMVTARSDVRSRIHGLNLGADDYVVKPYDTGELLARIHAVSRRTVHEDAAADGEDAVRLGSVHIELPTRRVTVDGSVVQLTRKEFDLLALLAQRPGVVFRREQIISEVWRTSWEGTGRTLEVHVASLRAKLRMPALIETVRGVGYRLVAPAA; encoded by the coding sequence ATGAGACTGCTGCTCGTCGAGGACGACAACCACGTCGCCGCCGCGCTGTCCGCGGTGCTGAAGCGGCACGGTTTCGACGTGACCCATGCGCGCAGCGGCGAGGAGGCACTCCAGGCGCTCGTCCCGGAGGGCCCCGGATTCGGGGTCGTGCTCCTCGACCTGGGCCTGCCCGACCAGGACGGTTACGAGGTCTGCGGCAAGATCCGCAAGCGCACCGCGACACCGGTGATCATGGTGACGGCGCGATCCGACGTGCGGTCCCGTATCCACGGACTCAACCTGGGCGCCGACGACTACGTGGTCAAGCCGTACGATACGGGCGAGCTGCTCGCCCGTATCCACGCGGTCAGCCGGCGCACCGTCCACGAGGACGCGGCCGCCGACGGGGAGGACGCGGTGCGCCTGGGCTCCGTGCACATCGAGCTGCCCACCCGGCGCGTCACGGTGGACGGTTCGGTCGTCCAGCTGACCCGCAAGGAGTTCGACCTCCTGGCGCTGCTCGCCCAGCGCCCCGGTGTGGTCTTCCGCCGGGAACAGATCATCAGCGAGGTGTGGCGCACCAGCTGGGAGGGGACCGGACGGACCCTGGAGGTGCATGTGGCCTCGCTGCGCGCCAAGCTGCGCATGCCCGCGCTGATCGAGACGGTACGCGGGGTCGGCTACCGGCTCGTCGCCCCGGCCGCGTAG
- a CDS encoding amino acid ABC transporter ATP-binding protein — translation MTEVSVTKEDAVASGELVVLRSVNKHFGALHVLQDIDLTIDRGEVVVVIGPSGSGKSTLCRTINRLETIDEGTITIDGKPLPQEGKALARLRADVGMVFQSFNLFAHKTVLENVVLGQVKVRKADKKKAEDKARALLDRVGVGTQADKYPAQLSGGQQQRVAIARALAMDPKVMLFDEPTSALDPEMINEVLEVMQQLARDGMTMIVVTHEMGFARSAANRVVFMADGRIVEEAAPDQFFSNPRSDRAKDFLSKILHH, via the coding sequence ATGACCGAAGTATCGGTGACCAAGGAAGACGCGGTCGCGAGCGGTGAACTGGTCGTCCTGAGGAGCGTCAACAAGCACTTCGGCGCGTTGCACGTTCTCCAGGACATCGACCTCACGATCGACCGCGGCGAGGTCGTCGTGGTCATCGGACCCTCCGGGTCCGGTAAGTCGACCCTGTGCCGCACCATCAACCGCCTGGAGACGATCGACGAAGGCACGATCACGATCGATGGCAAGCCGCTGCCCCAGGAGGGCAAGGCGCTGGCGCGGCTGCGCGCGGACGTCGGCATGGTGTTCCAGTCGTTCAACCTGTTCGCGCACAAGACCGTGCTCGAGAACGTGGTGCTCGGCCAGGTCAAGGTCCGCAAGGCCGACAAGAAGAAGGCCGAGGACAAGGCCCGCGCCCTGCTCGACCGGGTCGGTGTGGGCACCCAGGCCGACAAGTACCCCGCGCAGCTCTCCGGCGGCCAGCAGCAGCGCGTCGCCATCGCGCGGGCGCTGGCCATGGACCCCAAGGTCATGCTCTTCGACGAGCCGACGTCGGCCCTGGACCCCGAGATGATCAACGAGGTCCTCGAGGTCATGCAGCAGCTGGCCCGGGACGGCATGACCATGATCGTCGTCACCCATGAGATGGGTTTCGCACGATCGGCTGCAAACCGCGTGGTGTTCATGGCGGACGGGCGAATCGTCGAAGAGGCTGCGCCCGACCAGTTCTTCAGCAATCCGCGCAGCGACCGTGCCAAGGACTTCCTGTCGAAGATCCTGCACCACTGA
- a CDS encoding glutamate ABC transporter substrate-binding protein, translating into MKLRKVTAASAAALVLALTATACGGDDNKDDTGSSTSSGGSGGKVKVGIKFDQPGLGLKKPDGSFAGFDVDVATYVAKQLGYEPDQIEFVETKSADRENALARGDVKFIAATYSINDKRKEKVDFAGPYLLAHQDLLLKKDSKITKAADLNGKNLCSVVGSTSAQNIHDTIAPKANLKEVSSYSECIAGLQSGAVDAVTTDDSILAGFASQEQYKDKFKLAGLKLSNENYGIGVKKGDTATVDKINKALEKMVSDGSWQKAVEANFGPADYKNEPAPKIGVIVPNAS; encoded by the coding sequence ATGAAGCTCCGCAAGGTCACCGCCGCCTCCGCCGCAGCCCTCGTTCTCGCCCTGACCGCCACCGCCTGCGGCGGCGACGACAACAAGGACGACACCGGCAGCAGCACCTCCAGCGGCGGCAGCGGCGGAAAGGTCAAGGTCGGCATCAAGTTCGACCAGCCCGGCCTCGGCCTGAAGAAGCCCGACGGGTCGTTCGCCGGCTTCGACGTGGACGTCGCCACGTACGTCGCCAAGCAGCTCGGCTACGAGCCGGACCAGATCGAGTTCGTCGAGACCAAGAGCGCCGACCGCGAGAACGCCCTCGCGCGCGGGGACGTCAAGTTCATCGCGGCCACCTACTCGATCAACGACAAGCGCAAGGAGAAGGTCGACTTCGCCGGCCCGTACCTGCTGGCCCACCAGGACCTGCTGCTCAAGAAGGACTCGAAGATCACCAAGGCGGCGGACCTCAACGGAAAGAACCTGTGTTCCGTGGTGGGCTCGACCTCGGCGCAGAACATCCACGACACGATCGCTCCGAAGGCGAACCTCAAGGAGGTGAGCTCCTACTCGGAGTGCATCGCCGGCCTCCAGAGCGGCGCCGTGGACGCGGTCACCACCGACGACTCGATCCTCGCGGGCTTCGCCTCGCAGGAGCAGTACAAGGACAAGTTCAAGCTCGCGGGTCTGAAGCTGAGCAACGAGAACTACGGCATCGGTGTCAAGAAGGGCGACACGGCGACCGTCGACAAGATCAACAAGGCGCTGGAGAAGATGGTCAGCGACGGATCGTGGCAGAAGGCCGTCGAGGCCAACTTCGGCCCGGCGGACTACAAGAACGAGCCGGCCCCGAAGATCGGCGTCATCGTCCCGAACGCCTCGTAA
- a CDS encoding amino acid ABC transporter permease — MFDFLEGYDVLGAFWMTVKLTALSAVGSLIWGTLLAGMRVSPVPLMRGFGTAYVNIVRNIPLTVIILFSSLGLADIFGMTLGAHDFKVQGFRLAVLGLIAYTAAFVCEAIRSGINTVPMGQAEAARAIGLSFSQTLTLIVLPQAFRSVIGPLANVLIALTKNTTVAAAIGVAEAAYLMKTMIENEAQTLLIGAVFAFGFVVLTLPTGLILGWLSKRLAVKR, encoded by the coding sequence GTGTTCGACTTTCTTGAAGGTTACGACGTCCTAGGGGCGTTCTGGATGACGGTGAAGCTCACCGCCCTCTCCGCCGTGGGCTCCCTGATCTGGGGCACGCTCCTGGCCGGGATGCGGGTCAGCCCGGTTCCGCTGATGCGCGGGTTCGGCACCGCCTACGTCAACATCGTCCGGAACATCCCGCTGACGGTCATCATCCTCTTCAGCTCGCTGGGCCTCGCCGACATCTTCGGCATGACCCTGGGCGCCCACGACTTCAAGGTCCAGGGCTTCCGGCTCGCCGTGCTCGGTCTGATCGCCTACACCGCGGCCTTCGTCTGCGAGGCGATCCGCTCGGGCATCAACACGGTGCCCATGGGACAGGCGGAGGCGGCCCGGGCCATCGGACTGAGCTTCAGCCAGACCCTGACGCTCATCGTGCTGCCGCAGGCCTTCCGTTCGGTCATCGGGCCGCTGGCCAACGTGCTGATCGCTCTGACCAAGAACACCACGGTGGCGGCCGCCATCGGCGTCGCCGAAGCCGCCTACCTGATGAAGACGATGATCGAGAACGAGGCGCAGACACTCCTCATCGGCGCGGTCTTCGCGTTCGGGTTCGTGGTGCTGACCCTGCCGACCGGCCTCATCCTCGGCTGGCTCAGCAAGCGACTGGCGGTGAAGCGATGA
- a CDS encoding amino acid ABC transporter permease: MSSVLYDTPGPRAKRRNVVFSVVFFVLLALLVWWMWQKMDEKNQLTSALWKPFTESEAWTTYLLPGLANTLKAAALSMVIALPLGAVFGIARLSDHRWVRGLAGTVVEFFRSIPVLLLMLFANEFYARSTDVTSDDRPFYAVVTGLVLYNASVLAEVVRAGILSLPKGQTEAAYAIGLRKGQTMSSILLPQAVTAMLPAIVSQLVVIVKDTALGGVMIGFTELLNSRGTLAANYANVVPSFIVVAAMFIVLNFILTSFASWLERRLRRSKRSTGAVLGVDKVDDLNAAEVGGGFGSGASA; this comes from the coding sequence ATGAGCTCGGTCCTCTACGACACTCCCGGCCCCCGCGCCAAGCGGCGCAACGTTGTCTTCTCGGTGGTCTTCTTCGTCCTGCTCGCTCTGCTCGTGTGGTGGATGTGGCAGAAGATGGACGAGAAGAACCAGCTCACCTCCGCCCTGTGGAAGCCGTTCACCGAGTCCGAGGCCTGGACGACCTATCTGCTCCCCGGCCTCGCCAACACGCTGAAGGCCGCGGCGCTCTCCATGGTGATCGCCCTTCCGCTGGGCGCGGTCTTCGGCATCGCACGGCTGTCCGACCACCGGTGGGTGCGGGGCCTGGCCGGCACCGTCGTCGAGTTCTTCCGCTCGATCCCGGTCCTGCTGCTGATGCTGTTCGCCAACGAGTTCTACGCCCGCTCCACGGACGTGACCAGCGATGACCGGCCCTTCTACGCCGTCGTCACCGGTCTGGTGCTCTACAACGCCTCGGTCCTGGCCGAGGTCGTCCGGGCAGGCATCCTCTCCCTGCCCAAGGGGCAGACGGAGGCGGCGTACGCCATCGGCCTGCGCAAGGGCCAGACGATGAGCAGCATCCTGCTTCCGCAGGCGGTCACCGCGATGCTCCCGGCGATCGTCAGCCAGCTCGTGGTCATCGTGAAGGACACCGCGCTCGGCGGTGTGATGATCGGCTTCACGGAGTTGCTCAACTCACGCGGCACGCTGGCGGCCAACTACGCCAACGTGGTCCCGAGCTTCATCGTGGTCGCCGCCATGTTCATCGTGCTGAACTTCATCCTGACCAGCTTCGCGAGCTGGCTGGAGCGCCGACTGCGGCGCAGCAAGCGCAGTACGGGCGCGGTGCTCGGCGTGGACAAGGTCGACGACCTGAACGCGGCCGAGGTCGGTGGCGGCTTCGGGAGCGGCGCGTCGGCCTGA
- a CDS encoding FAD-dependent monooxygenase yields the protein MDPVIIVGAGPVGLTLALALARQQVPSVVLDEGPGKDEPRLARTVVLREDTTALVERLAGVSLDKAGVHWAGWRSMRRKQVTREVRFDDATDPAPLHIAQHVLTGALRAALEGERLVRIAVDSRLDGIEQEPSGVTAHTRGPRGTWWRGSHLVGCDGPRSTVRKLLDIRFPGRTAVERHAVAALRTELPWADEALLHRTPPWRVSGPSAGEVTGRPLPDGVWRLDWLLPPGKDLVTPELLVARIRETLTGWSGGTTPTYELLDTGVHTVHHRLARRWRVGRVFVAGDAAHLLGAFGTQGLDEGLRDADNLAWKLAMAWHHGSHEALLDSYQTERRAAVAARLRAADQALPVLRGGAGIKAYVPGAGRGHDVLLTDGHLGRGPLGAPGTYDGSPLAPRHLEAEVPVDTPPGAPVEDVRVTAEDGSFVRLRDRLGRGALLVLLIAPGTGVWERRHWVGAGIMPRLAAAVTALPSPAELLVAESYPGAAAHTVLLIRPDGHLVTALNGVRAADLYAAAEATVGGPAGSRGTAEAEATAGSAAK from the coding sequence GTGGACCCGGTGATCATCGTCGGGGCGGGGCCCGTGGGGCTCACCCTCGCCCTGGCACTGGCGCGCCAGCAGGTGCCGTCCGTGGTCCTCGACGAGGGACCGGGCAAGGACGAACCACGACTCGCGCGCACCGTGGTCCTGCGCGAGGACACCACCGCCCTCGTCGAGCGGCTCGCCGGAGTGTCCCTCGACAAGGCGGGGGTCCACTGGGCCGGATGGCGCTCGATGCGGCGCAAGCAGGTGACGCGCGAGGTCAGGTTCGACGACGCGACGGACCCCGCTCCCCTGCACATCGCCCAGCATGTGCTGACGGGCGCGCTGCGCGCCGCCCTCGAGGGTGAGCGGCTGGTCAGGATCGCCGTGGACAGCCGCCTGGACGGTATCGAGCAGGAGCCGTCCGGTGTCACGGCCCACACCCGCGGCCCCCGGGGCACCTGGTGGCGCGGCAGTCATCTGGTCGGCTGCGACGGGCCGCGCTCCACGGTCCGCAAACTCCTCGACATCCGTTTCCCCGGCCGCACGGCTGTGGAACGACACGCCGTGGCCGCCCTGCGCACGGAGCTTCCCTGGGCCGACGAGGCGCTGCTCCATCGGACGCCGCCGTGGCGGGTGTCGGGCCCCTCAGCCGGGGAAGTCACCGGCCGCCCGTTGCCGGACGGAGTCTGGCGCCTGGACTGGCTGCTGCCGCCCGGCAAGGACCTCGTCACGCCCGAACTGCTCGTGGCGCGCATCCGCGAGACCCTGACGGGCTGGAGCGGCGGCACCACCCCCACCTACGAACTGCTCGACACCGGCGTCCACACCGTGCACCACCGGCTGGCCCGGCGCTGGCGCGTGGGGCGGGTCTTCGTCGCGGGGGACGCCGCCCACCTGCTCGGCGCCTTCGGCACCCAGGGCCTCGACGAGGGCCTGCGGGACGCCGACAACCTGGCCTGGAAGCTGGCCATGGCCTGGCACCACGGGTCGCACGAGGCGCTGCTCGACAGCTACCAGACGGAGCGGCGGGCGGCCGTGGCCGCCCGGCTGCGCGCCGCCGACCAGGCGCTTCCGGTGCTGCGCGGCGGCGCGGGCATAAAGGCCTACGTCCCGGGCGCGGGCCGCGGCCACGACGTGCTGCTCACCGACGGCCACCTGGGCCGCGGCCCGCTCGGCGCGCCGGGCACCTATGACGGTTCACCGCTGGCGCCCCGGCACCTGGAGGCGGAGGTGCCGGTGGACACGCCTCCCGGCGCGCCGGTCGAGGACGTGCGCGTGACGGCGGAGGACGGCTCGTTCGTCCGGCTGCGCGACCGGCTGGGGCGCGGCGCCCTGCTCGTCCTGCTGATCGCGCCTGGTACGGGCGTGTGGGAGCGCAGGCACTGGGTGGGCGCCGGGATCATGCCGAGGCTCGCCGCCGCGGTGACGGCCCTGCCGAGCCCGGCCGAGCTGCTGGTGGCAGAGAGCTATCCGGGCGCGGCCGCCCACACCGTGCTGCTGATCCGGCCCGACGGCCATCTGGTCACCGCGCTGAACGGAGTACGCGCGGCGGACCTGTACGCGGCGGCCGAGGCGACGGTGGGAGGGCCGGCGGGGTCACGGGGGACGGCCGAAGCGGAGGCCACGGCGGGCTCCGCGGCCAAGTGA
- a CDS encoding putative leader peptide produces MPHRLSLCGPQGDSELTGVRRHGLLRIVTDTDVRLWRRVHMDLVRYAGCVCRPSC; encoded by the coding sequence ATGCCGCACCGGCTGTCACTGTGCGGTCCACAGGGTGACAGTGAGTTGACCGGGGTACGCCGGCATGGTCTACTCCGGATCGTGACCGACACCGATGTGCGCCTGTGGCGGAGGGTCCATATGGACCTCGTCCGCTATGCGGGCTGCGTGTGTCGCCCCTCCTGCTGA
- a CDS encoding cysteine dioxygenase, producing the protein MSVSPSVSTTVAAPTQAELLDFVRRTAADAELIASLPLDPEGRTWVRLEGPGGSEAWLIGWPPGTGTGWHDHADSVGAFLIARGELKEYSLAARLPTDGWKTLELTDGVDRERTLTAGRGRSFGRHHVHEVLNRSSEEHAVSVHAYYPPLPRIRRYSRTGHVLRLEQVERPEDWQ; encoded by the coding sequence GTGTCTGTCTCACCCTCCGTGTCCACCACCGTCGCCGCGCCCACGCAGGCGGAACTCCTCGACTTCGTCCGGCGTACGGCCGCCGACGCCGAGCTGATCGCCTCGCTCCCCCTGGACCCGGAGGGCCGCACCTGGGTGCGTCTGGAGGGCCCCGGCGGGAGCGAGGCCTGGCTGATCGGCTGGCCCCCGGGGACCGGGACCGGCTGGCACGACCACGCCGACTCGGTCGGCGCCTTCCTGATCGCGCGGGGCGAGCTGAAGGAGTACTCACTCGCCGCGCGGCTGCCCACCGACGGCTGGAAGACCCTTGAGCTGACGGACGGTGTGGACCGGGAGCGCACGCTGACGGCCGGCCGGGGCCGCTCCTTCGGACGTCACCACGTCCACGAGGTCCTCAACCGGTCCTCCGAGGAACACGCCGTCTCCGTCCACGCGTACTATCCCCCGCTGCCGCGCATCCGCCGCTACAGCCGCACGGGACACGTCCTTCGGCTGGAGCAGGTCGAGCGTCCGGAGGACTGGCAGTAG
- the recX gene encoding recombination regulator RecX, which translates to MTRRTDWAEYVDPGTPWEEGGGADGGPARVGDGRAESGSYRSDGTDGDARPRGGRARRGGEGGPRGRGRRRRGFGEPSAEDEGTSSSSRAERGEPSGDPAERARAICLRLLTGTPRTRKQLADALRKREIPDDVAEEVLSRFEEVGLINDSAFADAWVESRHHGRGLARRALAQELRTKGVDPVLIGEAVAQLDSEQEEETARELVARKLRSTRGLDRDKRLRRLAGMLARKGYSEGLALRVVRQALEEEGENAEFLEDGGF; encoded by the coding sequence GTGACGCGACGAACGGACTGGGCCGAGTACGTCGACCCCGGGACCCCCTGGGAAGAGGGGGGCGGGGCCGACGGCGGTCCCGCCCGGGTCGGTGACGGCCGGGCGGAGAGCGGCTCGTACCGGAGTGACGGGACGGACGGCGACGCCCGGCCCCGTGGCGGCCGGGCGCGACGCGGCGGCGAAGGGGGTCCCCGTGGGCGTGGACGCCGTCGGCGCGGCTTCGGAGAACCGTCCGCAGAGGACGAAGGCACCTCTTCCTCGTCGAGGGCCGAGCGGGGGGAGCCTTCAGGGGACCCGGCTGAGCGGGCACGGGCGATCTGCCTGCGCCTGCTCACCGGGACCCCGCGCACCCGGAAGCAACTCGCCGACGCCCTGCGGAAGCGGGAGATCCCGGATGACGTGGCCGAGGAGGTGCTCTCGCGGTTCGAGGAGGTCGGGCTGATCAACGACAGCGCCTTCGCGGACGCCTGGGTGGAGTCCCGCCACCACGGCCGCGGGCTCGCCCGGCGCGCGCTCGCGCAGGAGCTGCGGACCAAGGGAGTCGACCCGGTGCTGATCGGCGAGGCCGTCGCCCAGCTCGACTCCGAGCAGGAGGAGGAGACAGCGCGCGAGCTCGTCGCCCGCAAGCTGCGCTCGACCCGTGGTCTCGACCGCGACAAGCGGCTGCGCCGCCTCGCCGGCATGCTGGCGCGCAAGGGCTATTCCGAGGGCCTGGCCCTGCGGGTGGTCCGGCAGGCGCTCGAGGAGGAGGGCGAGAACGCGGAGTTCCTGGAGGACGGGGGGTTCTGA